The region TTGTTATTATGAACAAATAAGCTAACTTTGTTCATAATAATGAACATTACATCATGAGTAGTAGAAAGCAATCCATATTCCCAAAGCACCTGAAAATCTTGGAACATATGGGTGAAAATATAAAATTGGCTAGAAAAAGAAGGAAGCTCACAGCTACACAAGTAGCAGAAAGAGCAGATATTGTTCGTACTACTCTATACCAAATAGAGAAAGGAAATCCGAGTGTAGCTATTGGTGCTTATTTCAATGTGCTCCGCGTTTTAGGATTACAAGACGACTTCCTAAAACTAGCTGCAGACGATGAACTAGGAAGAAAACTCCAAGATCTCGAACTTCTTAAATAAAGTCATTGCGAGGTACGAAGCAATCTCGTCCAAAAATCTAACCTTCTTAAAATCTATATGTCCACAAAAACCAACATATATGTTTACGCCCACTGGAAGGGCATACAAGAACCAAAAATTATTGGTATTCTATCAGCACAACAAGCCAAAGGCAAAAAAGCATTTAGCTTTGAATACGATAAAAACTGGCTCAAAACAGAACAGAAGTTTCTTTTAGACCCAGACATCCAACTCTATGGTGGCTCACAATACCCAAACCAAAAGGAAAACTTCGGAATTTTTCTAGACAGCATGCCCGACACCTGGGGACGCACATTAATGAAACGCAGAGAAGCACAATTAGCAAGAGAAAATAATGAAAAACCGAAGACGCTTTACGATATTGATTTTCTTTTAGGTGTGTATGACGAAAGTCGTATGGGAGCCTTACGTTTTAAAACAGACCCAGATGGAGATTTCTTAGACAATAATAAAACCTCTTCTACTCCACCTTGGTCCTCTATTAGAGAATTACAAAACGCAGCTTCAATTTTCGAGAATGACAACGAAAACGATGAAGTCAATAAATGGTTAACAGTATTGATGGCTCCGGGTTCTTCTTTGGGTGGAGCAAGACCAAAAGCCAATATCCTAGACAATGATAAAAGTCTTTGGATTGCTAAATTCCCATCCAAAACAGATGCTATCGATAAAGCAGCTTGGGAATTCCTAGCCTGTCAATTAGCGATTAATGCAGGAATTGACATGGCACCATGCCGTATACAAAAAATCATGGGCAACCACCATACTTTCTTCACCAAACGCTTTGATAGAGAAAACGGAGAAAGAATTCACTTTGCTTCTGCAATGACCATGACAGCGAACAATGAGGATACTATCCGGGACAATCCGGCCAGTTATTTAGACATTGCCGAGTTCATTAGTAATCATGGTGCTAATGTAGAAGCCAATCTACACCAACTATGGCGAAGAATTATCTTCAATATTGCTATTTCCAATACTGATGACCATCTACGCAACCACGGATTTATATTAACAACAGAAGGTTGGATTTTATCTCCTGCTTATGACCTTAATCCTTCCATTGATAAAGACGGCTTAGCCTTGAACATTGATATGGACAATAATGCACTCGATTTGGATTTGGCAAAAAGCGTTGGCAAATATTTCCGTTTAAACAAACAACAAATGGAAGTTATTATGCAAGAAGTTATTCAAGTAACAAGCAACTGGAAATCTATAGCTAAAGAAATAGGAATTTCAAGAAATGAGCAGGAATTAATGATAAAAGCATTCCATTTTTAGTAATCTAGCTGGAAAAACCAGTCAAATTGACCACCCAATTCCAATTCAAAATGACCACCTCCATTTTTCATTAAAAACTACTTTTTTTTATCTGTTAATTACAGTATTAATGATGATTTATTTGTTGAGCTGCGTCGTAAAGGAAATTGTTGGAATAATGCTGTAGCGGTAAGCTTCTTCAAATCTTTGACCCGAGCACAGTCAACAGACGAAGCAATACATTGAAACTGGGTATAACAGAAAAAAAAGACATTGATTTGGCTTTTCTACGCTCGGGTCTACTTTGAATTATGCAACTATTGAAGAATTTAACAATCAAATTAATTACAAAAATGTAGCTTAACTTATACTGCAGGTTTTATGTGCATATCCAGTCTTCCGATTGTAAATTCGGTAGCACACTCAAAAAAGTACCACTGGCAGTCCCTATGAGCGGACTGTTACTCGTTTGCATCAGGATCATAATTAGGCTCGCCAGTCAGCTGACTTACAGCCGATAATTCATACCTCCACACCCTCATCTTCCGCAAAGTTAAATAACAATACTATACTGCCTT is a window of Flavobacterium acetivorans DNA encoding:
- a CDS encoding helix-turn-helix domain-containing protein is translated as MSSRKQSIFPKHLKILEHMGENIKLARKRRKLTATQVAERADIVRTTLYQIEKGNPSVAIGAYFNVLRVLGLQDDFLKLAADDELGRKLQDLELLK
- a CDS encoding type II toxin-antitoxin system HipA family toxin, encoding MSTKTNIYVYAHWKGIQEPKIIGILSAQQAKGKKAFSFEYDKNWLKTEQKFLLDPDIQLYGGSQYPNQKENFGIFLDSMPDTWGRTLMKRREAQLARENNEKPKTLYDIDFLLGVYDESRMGALRFKTDPDGDFLDNNKTSSTPPWSSIRELQNAASIFENDNENDEVNKWLTVLMAPGSSLGGARPKANILDNDKSLWIAKFPSKTDAIDKAAWEFLACQLAINAGIDMAPCRIQKIMGNHHTFFTKRFDRENGERIHFASAMTMTANNEDTIRDNPASYLDIAEFISNHGANVEANLHQLWRRIIFNIAISNTDDHLRNHGFILTTEGWILSPAYDLNPSIDKDGLALNIDMDNNALDLDLAKSVGKYFRLNKQQMEVIMQEVIQVTSNWKSIAKEIGISRNEQELMIKAFHF